A region of the Prochlorothrix hollandica PCC 9006 = CALU 1027 genome:
GTTAGCTTCGATGAGAGGAGTCAAGGACAAGTGGGCGATTATGACCGATGAAACTCCCACCTTGGAGACCTTTTGGGACTATGGACTGCGCTTTCGTATTGAACAGTTGTTTCTCGACAGCAAGTCTGGAGTCTTTGATTGGGAAGGGTCTAGAGTCCGCAACGTTGAGGCTCTCGAACGCCTCTATCTAGTGGTCGCCATTTCCCTGCTGTTCGCGACTATCACGGGCATGGCGGTGCAACGGGCGGACTTGCGTCGTCAAGTCGATACCCATTGGCGGCGGGGCTTGAGCTACCTCAAAATAGGTCTCCGTTGGTTAACGGGGGTGGTTCACAAAGGCCGTGATTTTCTGCCCTTCGATGCTCTACTCTACCGAGACCCCGAACCTTGTTTTGCTTCTGCTAAAGCCAAGCAAAAACACCTCGAACAATTCTCGATTGAGCGAGTGCAGACCTTTTACTGTTCTGCTTGAGAAGCCTCTAACCAAGGCTGTCACTATCTTTCACAGATGTGTCAGTCAGTCAGCTGCACCACTACCGCAGCGACCAAATGGAGAAAAAACAGTGGGGCATCACCAAACTCTATAACGCCTACTTCCACGAACCCGCCAGCCAACTGGCCAAACTCCACAGCAAACTGGATAGCCTCGTCCTGCAACTCTACGGCTTCCAGCCCACCGACGACATCCTCGCCCAACTCCTCGCCCTCAACCAGGAACTCGCCGCCAAAGAGCAACGCGGGGAACCCGTCATCGGACCCTGGGATCCGACCCCATCACAGGCAACGGATTAACATGATGGCCAACGTTCAACCCCAAGGTTTGACCCCGGCTGACTATTTAGTGTGGGAAGCCCAGCAACCCATTAAATATGAATACCTGGAGGGTCAAGTCTATGCCATGACCGGGGGAACCCTGCCCCACAATGACATTGCCTTAAATCTCTATAGCCTGCTGCGATCGCACGTCCGAGGCAGGGGCTGTCGCGTCAATGTTGCTGATGCCAAAGTTCGGGTTTCTGCCAATGGTCCTTACTTTTACCCTGATATTGTGGTCAGTTGCGACGATCGCGATCGGCGGGCGATCGAGGCTGTCCAGTATCCCAAGCTGATTATTGAGGTCTTATCACCGAGTACGGCAGGGTTCGATCGGGGCGATAAGTTCAAGTTCTACCGCCGGATCCCGACGCTGCAAGAATATGGCTTGATTGATGGGGACAAGGTGGGGGTGGATTGTTATCGCAAAACCAGTGGGGGTAAATAGGAACTGACGACCTATCCTGATGATCTAGGCCATCTCGAAAATCCGATCGTGGAACTGGTTAGCCTGGATTTTAGCTGTCCCCTGGCGCTGGTGTATGAAGAGGTAACCTTAGCCCAGCCCAGATCTGGAGATGACTATCGATCATGAAAACTCAAGCTGAAGTGTTACAGATGTTAGCCCAACAAAAACCGTGGTTATTGGCAACCTACCAAATTACCCGGCTAGGGATTTTTGGGTCTTATGCGAGAGGGGAACAAAGGGATGAGAGTGATATTGATATTTTAGTTGAGTATGACAATGCTCCCAGTTTATATCGATTAATTGAGTTACGAGATTATCTCAGTGAGTTGTTTGCCATTAAGGTTGATGGGGTGACGAGAAATGGTCTGAAGGAAAGAATCAGGGAAAAAGTTTTATCCGAACAACAGGACAACCTAGGGGGAATAACCGGCATTGGCCCTAGGTTGGTTTGCCGATGGGAATGGGGCGCGGTAGTTCCACCGTGCCAAAGGAAATTTGAGTATTGGGGACCTCAACCAGGGACTGACCGAACAAACTGAGGTTGCCAAACCCTGTGGCAGAACCGATATTAATTTTCGTGATGTGGAAATCAGAAATTTCCAACGCTACCCCTTCCAATAAAATTCCAAACTCCAGGGGAAACTCAAACTCCGCCAGGATTTTCTCCTTCAGTTTGGGGGAAATCTTCGGTGCAAACGCCGTGGTCACTTCATGATCCACCAGGGGCAGGGCAAAGGTTTCACCGGGGGCAACCTGGGCTTGGCGGCGATATTCCAGCAGCTCAAAGCACTTGCTCCAAGCCGTACTGAGGATATCCGAAGCAATATCGATTTCCCCTAGGGCTTCTCCTAATTTTTCGATCGTGGCACCCACCACCTGATCCAACAAAATACTGGGAATCGCCACACTGGATTCTGTTAACTTAGCCCGCAGACTTTCCCGCAGATTGGACTGGTTTGCCGTTGGCGAAGGGGTCGTTTCGGGGGTTTCGGCGGATTGCTCTGGCGTATCGGAGTCACCGTCCCCTAACAACGACTCCACCCCGAAAAATTCCCCTAAACTGGTCAAAGTTTCCGCACCACTGGCCAAATCCCACAGGGGTTTTTCCCCCAAGCCCATGGCCGTTTCCGTGAGGGCGCTGGCCTCTCCCCGTTTACTGATTTGGAACTCCCGATCGCCCAAATCCACCTTCGATTGCACCTGGATATCCATTTGGGTCGGCTGTGGTTCTAGGGATGAGTCAGAATCGGGGGTTTGTTGGCCATGGCCAGAGGTGCCATTACCGGATGGGGCAGCGCTACTGCCACCAGGGGCAGCGTTGGCCGATAGGCCCAGAGCCTGGGCGATCGCCTGGGTCGCAGTCTGGGCGGCTCCCGTGGCCACCGCAACGGCTCCGGCAGCGATCGCTCCCACCGCCAACAGAATGGGAAGCAACAGGGACGAGGTGCCCTCCTCTCCAGCCGCCCCAGTGTCGGGACTCAGGGCCACGGGTCCATCGCTCCCGGCTCCACCCCCGCCGCCCGCTCCAGCCCCACCGGTTCCATCCCCCCCGCTACCCGCTCCGGCTACACTACCCGCCCCAGCACTCGCGGCACCCGCCCCGCTACCCGATCCGGCTGCACTACCCGCCCCAGCACTCGCGGCACCCGCCCCGCTACCCGATCCGGCTGCACTACCCGCCCCAGCCCCAGCACTCGCGGCACCTGCGGCCCTGGCCGCACTACCAGCACCAGCGGCGGCACTGCCTGCTGCTCCGGCTGTCTGACTAGGGTTAGCCCCGGATCCGGCGGCTGAACGGGCTACATTCCCGATCCCGGCTGCTGCACTGGCTGCACTGGCTGCACTGGCTGCACTGGCTGTTGCACCACGGGTTGCTGCTGTTGCCCTGGATCCCGTTGCCGCATCTGCTGAATTTGCTGAATTTGCTGAATTTGCTGCTGTTGCACCACTGGATCCCCGGTTAGGATCGGCAGGGTTACGGGTTTGGCTAGCCTCGGTTGTAGGGGTTGCGGTTTGCGTCTCTTCAGTTCCATTGGGGGTAGACGGTTCATTGGCGATAGAATCCCTGGCTGCTGTGGGTTCGGTTGTAGGTTCGGTTGTAGGTTCTGTTATAGGTTCGGTTGTAGGTTCTGTCCCAACCCTGAAGTCTGTCACCGTCTGCGATCGTGACTCGGAATCCGTTGCTGGTTGAACCTCCGAGGGGCGATCGCTAGACTCCCCTGGTAACGGTTCAGAGGCAGGGGTAAGGACAGCAGCATTGGAGCGTAAGCGACTGATTTCAGTATCTTCAGCCACCCCCAAACGACCTGGGTCTAGAGCCACAGTGCCAGGATCCTTACCCTCCTCCGTCAACCCCAAAAACCGGTTTAACTCCGCCCGTGTCAGAATATTGCGGCCCCCCAGGGGATCGGTGTCATCCACCACCAAAATGCTTTCCCGATTCTTGCTTCCGTCTATTGCCCAGAGATCATCCAGCTTCAGGTGCCAGTCCTGCCCAGTACAAATGGCTGGACAACTGCCCTTGGCAAAGTTTATTAAATCCTGGGTCTGGACATTAATTTGCTTATAGTTGTAACTAAAGTGGTAGGTCAGGGCATTGAGGCTGAAACCACCATTAGTAATAGTGCTTAGGGTGCCATTGACACTGGGATCCCCCACAATAAAGGGCACCAAGCGAATACCGCCGCCATGGTTCAAGGTAATTTCACCGCCCCCCAGTCCCCCCGCCGTGGAG
Encoded here:
- a CDS encoding Uma2 family endonuclease, encoding MANVQPQGLTPADYLVWEAQQPIKYEYLEGQVYAMTGGTLPHNDIALNLYSLLRSHVRGRGCRVNVADAKVRVSANGPYFYPDIVVSCDDRDRRAIEAVQYPKLIIEVLSPSTAGFDRGDKFKFYRRIPTLQEYGLIDGDKVGVDCYRKTSGGK
- a CDS encoding nucleotidyltransferase family protein encodes the protein MLAQQKPWLLATYQITRLGIFGSYARGEQRDESDIDILVEYDNAPSLYRLIELRDYLSELFAIKVDGVTRNGLKERIREKVLSEQQDNLGGITGIGPRLVCRWEWGAVVPPCQRKFEYWGPQPGTDRTN
- a CDS encoding autotransporter outer membrane beta-barrel domain-containing protein → MAEQAAQARVLGAGPTPPAVEALGAVGRGGTGGAAAIGGRGGDAGTIAVRSLTPSGTVTAATLRATGGSGGSGGMGGSGGTGGNGGNGANGGNGGALLGFGGNGGSGGAGGAGGGGGNAAQGAWGGGQCPDLDGGWHDDRGQPGVPGGQWGRGGSLGTDNPSIASPGSGGGSGSKGFLNLLGSGGSGGGGGAPGTTGSSGSASSSGRSSTVNGLLTVQGELQSSVNQILDFSALGQVNLQGDTVLTANTLALGTTPLNGQGFALTLQPFDPTRSIDLGAASGSGLLLTPATLALFQGSYRTVTLGSAVGSGFIRLGSAVTFDHATVLRSPANASFFQANGFSPTAPQGLTLRGSDVQLTTPFSITGDLAIVATGSISTQDLTTAGTTGSSLTLSATGAITTGNLNTSGSSGNGGNANLTSSAGTITTGNLTLAGGVNGGNLLVDAAIAINTGTMETQGNSGNGGNVTLDPLNDIEVVWINAQGGTAGVGGTVLISTDRFFRATGSFIDRNGTLVSLSTAGGLGGGEITLNHGGGIRLVPFIVGDPSVNGTLSTITNGGFSLNALTYHFSYNYKQINVQTQDLINFAKGSCPAICTGQDWHLKLDDLWAIDGSKNRESILVVDDTDPLGGRNILTRAELNRFLGLTEEGKDPGTVALDPGRLGVAEDTEISRLRSNAAVLTPASEPLPGESSDRPSEVQPATDSESRSQTVTDFRVGTEPTTEPITEPTTEPTTEPTAARDSIANEPSTPNGTEETQTATPTTEASQTRNPADPNRGSSGATAANSANSANSADAATGSRATAATRGATASAASAASAASAAAGIGNVARSAAGSGANPSQTAGAAGSAAAGAGSAARAAGAASAGAGAGSAAGSGSGAGAASAGAGSAAGSGSGAGAASAGAGSVAGAGSGGDGTGGAGAGGGGGAGSDGPVALSPDTGAAGEEGTSSLLLPILLAVGAIAAGAVAVATGAAQTATQAIAQALGLSANAAPGGSSAAPSGNGTSGHGQQTPDSDSSLEPQPTQMDIQVQSKVDLGDREFQISKRGEASALTETAMGLGEKPLWDLASGAETLTSLGEFFGVESLLGDGDSDTPEQSAETPETTPSPTANQSNLRESLRAKLTESSVAIPSILLDQVVGATIEKLGEALGEIDIASDILSTAWSKCFELLEYRRQAQVAPGETFALPLVDHEVTTAFAPKISPKLKEKILAEFEFPLEFGILLEGVALEISDFHITKINIGSATGFGNLSLFGQSLVEVPNTQISFGTVELPRPIPIGKPT